The following proteins are encoded in a genomic region of Leptospira kirschneri serovar Cynopteri str. 3522 CT:
- the cobI gene encoding precorrin-2 C(20)-methyltransferase: protein MNRYGKLYGVGVGPGATDLITLRAVQILNSVDVLAIPKTSEHLEPFAWRVCSPIVQENSSQEKLLLHFPMTKDPKILIPAWDKAFTEIGKRLEKKLNVAFITQGDPSVYSSWSYLLEEANDRWPGIEIEIIPAVSSITAIPAVLQIPLADGRERFCVIPGTYGIEELPELVKHFDTIVLTKVGQIIPQLIDTLKELNIIKNASYVSYATTDRQKIVTNLETIQNESCDYFSTVILSIRKRKGILRGQNCETE, encoded by the coding sequence TTGAATCGATACGGAAAATTATACGGAGTGGGAGTAGGTCCAGGCGCCACCGATTTAATTACTCTAAGAGCCGTTCAAATTTTAAATTCGGTAGACGTATTAGCAATTCCTAAAACTAGTGAGCACCTAGAGCCATTTGCTTGGAGAGTTTGTTCTCCTATCGTACAAGAAAACTCTTCTCAAGAAAAATTACTTCTTCATTTCCCGATGACTAAGGACCCGAAAATTCTTATTCCTGCTTGGGACAAAGCATTTACAGAAATTGGTAAACGTCTGGAAAAAAAACTTAACGTTGCCTTTATTACTCAAGGTGATCCTTCCGTTTACAGTTCTTGGAGTTATCTTTTAGAAGAAGCAAATGATCGTTGGCCCGGAATCGAAATAGAAATTATTCCTGCGGTTTCGTCTATTACTGCAATTCCAGCCGTTCTTCAAATTCCTCTCGCGGATGGAAGAGAACGTTTCTGTGTAATTCCCGGAACTTATGGAATTGAGGAACTACCCGAACTTGTGAAACATTTCGATACGATCGTTCTTACAAAGGTGGGCCAGATTATTCCTCAGCTTATTGATACATTAAAAGAACTGAATATTATTAAAAATGCGAGTTACGTTTCTTATGCAACCACGGATAGACAAAAAATCGTCACAAATCTAGAAACGATTCAAAACGAAAGTTGTGACTATTTTTCGACGGTTATTTTATCGATTCGAAAACGGAAAGGTATACTTAGAGGTCAAAACTGTGAAACGGAGTAG
- a CDS encoding cobalt-precorrin 5A hydrolase, whose protein sequence is MKRSRKQYSVFVITKHGLEIAKKIQAVWQDVDLFVSAKFIQDAPSNSKLLSLPMDKTLRETFREYDCHIFIISVGAVVRMIAPLLENKKVDPAVLCVDDKAKFSICVLSGHVGRGNFFTEKLSKILNNIPVITTASDVSETLTVDILGRELGWTLENPDRNVTKGCAAVVNETKVLFVQETGEPNWWPLDKTLPKGVEYAISLNNVRPEDYEILLIATDRSNVHKTHKEHYKNCVLYYTKTLILGLGCDRNIPFETAENGIYKILDENGFAIQSVRAIATIDLKKEETAFLKLSQKYGWELIFFSPEELDRVSQVKSPSETVKVFTGTKSVSEAASLLASGADSLLLTKQKYKEAPNGKNLTVAISRIPHPKRPNLHGSVLKADK, encoded by the coding sequence GTGAAACGGAGTAGAAAACAATATTCCGTTTTTGTAATTACAAAACACGGGTTAGAAATTGCTAAAAAAATTCAAGCCGTCTGGCAAGACGTGGACCTTTTTGTCTCCGCTAAGTTCATCCAAGACGCTCCATCAAATTCTAAACTACTTTCTCTTCCTATGGATAAAACGTTGCGAGAAACTTTTCGGGAATACGACTGTCACATTTTTATCATCAGCGTCGGCGCCGTAGTTCGTATGATCGCTCCTTTATTAGAAAATAAGAAAGTAGATCCCGCTGTTCTATGTGTTGATGATAAAGCCAAATTTTCAATTTGTGTTTTATCTGGTCACGTAGGAAGAGGAAACTTTTTTACAGAAAAACTTTCAAAAATATTAAATAACATTCCCGTGATTACTACCGCTTCCGACGTTTCTGAAACTTTAACAGTGGATATTTTAGGTAGGGAACTCGGCTGGACTTTGGAAAATCCGGATCGAAACGTAACTAAAGGTTGTGCGGCCGTAGTCAACGAAACAAAGGTCTTATTCGTTCAAGAGACTGGGGAACCGAATTGGTGGCCTCTGGACAAAACACTCCCTAAAGGAGTGGAATATGCGATTTCTCTAAATAATGTACGACCGGAGGATTATGAAATTCTTTTGATCGCCACTGATAGAAGTAACGTCCACAAGACACATAAAGAACATTATAAAAATTGTGTATTATATTATACTAAAACACTAATTCTAGGTTTAGGATGTGATCGAAATATTCCCTTTGAGACGGCAGAAAACGGAATTTATAAAATATTAGACGAAAACGGATTTGCGATCCAAAGCGTTCGTGCAATTGCAACGATCGATTTAAAAAAGGAAGAAACCGCCTTTCTAAAACTTTCTCAAAAATACGGATGGGAATTGATCTTTTTTTCTCCAGAAGAATTGGATCGTGTTTCTCAAGTGAAGTCTCCTTCCGAAACCGTAAAAGTTTTTACGGGAACAAAATCGGTGAGCGAGGCAGCGAGTCTTCTCGCTTCCGGTGCAGATTCTCTTCTGCTTACAAAACAAAAATATAAAGAGGCGCCTAACGGTAAAAATCTTACAGTCGCAATTTCCCGTATTCCACACCCTAAACGACCAAATTTGCACGGAAGTGTTTTAAAGGCAGACAAATGA
- the cobJ gene encoding precorrin-3B C(17)-methyltransferase encodes MKKGRLNIVGIGPGNDEHITPAAYYAIQEADLVIGYVTYVNLIKHRLVGKQVTQTGMTEEISRAQEAVHIAKEGKIVTLISSGDAGVYGMAGLVFEVLRKIGWKKKESPEVRIIPGITADSSCASLIGAPLVHDTARISLSDLLTPWSVIANRLECAAKSDFVITLYNPASGRRQRQIVEASEIIKRHRSGNTPVALIKSAYRKQQNVFLSDLDNFLNYEIGMNTTVIVGSSNTFIYEGFMITPRGYTNKYSLEDASLKEGQKKGFSLRSTGDLKNSTNLENTSLNLNVTKIRGAFIKKFTSIVSDQEEASNGSVPVADVMKSFTTMDPSTIQSQDSSAIKAIKALELFSKIQEESSKKNYKRLESEKNTLVYIGRLGGAILLKTLEKFYILGRLKSPIRFEEYGFQDPGEYHNKYLELKVLDPEKILNFPFEFSMFLPNQILPEEIYEKLAIHRNSSISERLLNYVYDKSEKVFLNGQEYTDVSWLGLVPLEVWNLVRGILLKC; translated from the coding sequence ATGAAAAAAGGTAGGTTGAACATTGTAGGAATCGGACCAGGTAACGACGAACATATCACACCTGCTGCTTATTATGCGATCCAAGAAGCCGATCTTGTAATTGGTTACGTAACTTATGTAAATCTCATTAAACACCGATTAGTTGGCAAACAAGTAACTCAGACCGGGATGACAGAAGAAATAAGTAGAGCACAAGAGGCGGTTCACATCGCCAAAGAAGGTAAAATTGTCACTTTGATTTCTTCTGGAGACGCTGGTGTTTACGGAATGGCCGGGTTAGTCTTTGAAGTATTGAGAAAGATAGGATGGAAAAAAAAAGAATCTCCCGAGGTCAGAATCATTCCTGGTATAACCGCCGATAGTTCTTGTGCCTCTCTTATAGGAGCTCCTCTTGTTCATGATACGGCGAGAATTTCCCTCTCCGATCTTCTCACTCCTTGGTCTGTGATCGCAAATCGTTTAGAGTGTGCAGCGAAAAGTGATTTTGTAATTACTCTTTATAATCCCGCTTCTGGACGAAGACAAAGACAGATCGTAGAAGCTTCTGAAATTATTAAACGACATCGTTCTGGAAATACTCCGGTTGCTCTTATAAAAAGCGCTTATAGAAAACAACAAAATGTATTTCTTTCTGATTTAGACAACTTTTTAAATTACGAAATTGGAATGAACACTACTGTAATCGTAGGTTCTAGTAATACTTTTATCTATGAAGGTTTTATGATAACTCCCAGGGGTTATACGAACAAATATTCTTTGGAAGACGCAAGTCTAAAAGAAGGACAAAAAAAAGGTTTCTCTCTTCGTTCTACCGGAGATTTAAAAAATAGTACAAACTTAGAAAATACTTCTTTAAACTTGAACGTCACTAAAATCCGAGGAGCTTTTATCAAAAAGTTCACTTCCATCGTGAGCGATCAAGAAGAAGCGTCTAACGGTTCGGTTCCTGTCGCAGACGTAATGAAGTCTTTTACAACTATGGATCCTTCTACGATCCAATCTCAAGATTCTTCGGCAATCAAAGCGATCAAGGCGTTGGAGTTATTTTCTAAAATACAAGAAGAAAGTTCTAAAAAAAATTATAAACGATTGGAGTCTGAAAAAAACACGTTAGTCTACATAGGTAGACTAGGCGGAGCGATTCTTCTTAAAACTTTAGAGAAATTTTATATTCTAGGAAGATTAAAAAGTCCAATACGTTTCGAAGAATACGGATTTCAAGATCCTGGAGAATACCATAATAAATATTTGGAATTGAAAGTTCTCGATCCGGAAAAGATTTTAAATTTTCCGTTCGAATTTTCTATGTTTCTTCCGAACCAGATTTTGCCTGAAGAAATTTATGAAAAATTAGCTATCCATAGAAATTCTTCGATAAGCGAGCGCCTTCTAAATTACGTTTATGACAAAAGCGAAAAAGTTTTTTTAAATGGACAAGAATATACAGACGTTTCCTGGTTAGGGCTCGTTCCTTTGGAAGTGTGGAATTTAGTCCGAGGAATCCTTTTAAAATGTTAA
- the cobM gene encoding precorrin-4 C(11)-methyltransferase has translation MKVYIIGAGPGDPELITIKGAKLVETCPIILYTGSLVPKAVIKRAKKEAIVLDSSNMTLDEIISIILSAKNNNQDVARVHTGDPSIFGSIAEQIRKLDLLNIQYEIVPGVSSFTAAAAVLGKELTLPEVSQTIIITRIAGRTPVPERERLEILAQSGATLTLFLSVLHIRTIVERLSPYYGEKCPVAVIQKATWPEQKIVTGTLGDIVSKVKTEKISSTAIIFIGPILDCDDFADSRLYSADFSHRFRKAKKDL, from the coding sequence ATGAAAGTTTATATCATTGGAGCAGGTCCGGGAGATCCCGAACTAATCACGATTAAAGGTGCAAAGCTCGTAGAAACCTGTCCGATCATTCTTTATACTGGTTCACTTGTACCGAAAGCAGTGATCAAAAGGGCCAAAAAAGAGGCAATCGTATTAGATTCTTCGAATATGACTTTGGACGAAATTATTTCGATCATACTCTCCGCAAAAAATAACAACCAAGACGTGGCTAGGGTCCACACTGGAGATCCTTCCATCTTCGGCTCCATTGCGGAACAGATACGAAAATTAGATCTTTTGAATATTCAATATGAAATTGTTCCGGGAGTCAGTTCTTTTACCGCCGCTGCCGCTGTTTTAGGTAAAGAACTGACTCTTCCCGAAGTTTCTCAAACCATTATCATCACTCGTATCGCAGGAAGAACTCCGGTTCCGGAAAGGGAAAGGCTTGAAATTCTCGCTCAGTCTGGAGCGACTCTAACTCTTTTTTTAAGCGTTTTACATATTCGAACAATTGTAGAACGACTAAGCCCATATTACGGAGAAAAATGTCCAGTGGCAGTCATTCAAAAAGCGACTTGGCCCGAACAAAAAATCGTCACTGGAACGTTAGGCGATATTGTATCTAAAGTTAAAACGGAAAAGATCTCTTCTACGGCCATCATATTTATAGGTCCAATTTTGGATTGTGATGATTTTGCGGATTCTAGACTTTATTCGGCGGATTTTTCGCACCGTTTCAGAAAAGCAAAAAAGGATTTATGA
- the cobO gene encoding cob(I)yrinic acid a,c-diamide adenosyltransferase, which translates to MNSDEKNSKGLVIVYTGNGKGKTTAALGIVFRALGRGLKCGVVQFLKGKWETGEKMFSEKIPELDFHIMGLGFTWDSENLDKDKTAARMAWALSSKMILKENYNVIILDEITYAFHHGWLNVEEVMDTLKKRRKDLHVVITGRNCPKVLMDYADLVSVVEAQKHPYQNGIPAQKGIDF; encoded by the coding sequence ATGAATTCAGACGAAAAAAATTCTAAAGGACTTGTGATCGTTTATACAGGGAACGGCAAAGGAAAAACCACAGCTGCTTTGGGAATCGTATTCAGAGCCTTGGGTAGAGGACTGAAATGTGGAGTGGTCCAATTCTTAAAAGGTAAATGGGAAACCGGAGAAAAAATGTTCTCAGAAAAAATTCCAGAACTTGATTTTCACATTATGGGTTTGGGTTTTACCTGGGACAGCGAGAATCTAGACAAAGATAAAACAGCTGCAAGAATGGCTTGGGCGCTTTCCTCCAAGATGATTTTAAAAGAAAATTATAATGTTATAATACTCGATGAAATTACTTATGCATTTCATCACGGCTGGTTGAACGTGGAAGAGGTGATGGACACTCTAAAAAAAAGACGTAAAGATCTTCACGTGGTTATTACTGGAAGAAACTGTCCAAAAGTTTTGATGGACTATGCGGATCTAGTAAGCGTAGTCGAAGCCCAGAAACATCCGTATCAAAACGGAATTCCGGCGCAAAAAGGAATCGATTTTTAA
- a CDS encoding cobyrinate a,c-diamide synthase: MNIQIPRIVIGGTGSGVGKTTIVLALTQIFRRKGLKVVTFKCGPDYLDPTYHSRASQNICHNLDGWLMGKESVLNTFYQACHNADIAVIEGMMGLFDGHSPNSEVGSTAEIAKWLASPVLVVLDTSGMARTASAIVKGLKTFDPDLNLAGAFANFTGSQSHIQLLKDTSTEIPILGGLCKHPEQTFPERHLGLYPASEENLSEEKFNFWREEGEKNLEIDSILKIASSAPEISIPISTINTVSKRCKIGIAMDSAFYFYYEENLMRLRQAGAELVFFSPISDSRLPNLDGLYFGGGYPELFASTLSKNESLINYILELSYKNIPIYAECGGLMYLSKGIKLVKGDFFPMLGLIPAISIMEKKLKALGYVEVTTKKETIFGEAGLRFRGHQFRYSGLELDESDPIELVYKLRKRKGDQVNEEGYSKNSVLASYIHSHWASNSNLAEGFVQSCLRK; the protein is encoded by the coding sequence ATGAATATTCAAATTCCCAGAATTGTAATCGGAGGTACGGGAAGTGGAGTTGGTAAAACCACGATCGTACTCGCACTTACTCAAATTTTCCGAAGAAAAGGTTTGAAAGTTGTAACCTTCAAATGTGGACCTGATTATTTGGATCCTACGTATCATTCTAGAGCTTCGCAAAACATCTGTCACAACTTAGACGGATGGCTGATGGGCAAAGAATCGGTTTTAAATACTTTTTATCAAGCGTGTCATAACGCAGACATTGCAGTCATAGAAGGTATGATGGGACTTTTTGACGGCCATTCTCCAAACTCCGAAGTCGGTTCTACTGCGGAAATTGCAAAGTGGCTCGCCTCACCCGTGTTAGTTGTTTTAGACACAAGTGGAATGGCAAGAACCGCTTCTGCGATTGTAAAAGGACTGAAAACATTCGACCCGGATCTCAATCTAGCAGGAGCCTTCGCTAATTTTACCGGAAGTCAATCCCATATTCAACTTTTGAAGGATACATCTACTGAAATTCCGATTTTAGGCGGGTTGTGCAAACATCCGGAACAAACGTTTCCAGAAAGACATTTAGGTTTGTATCCTGCATCTGAAGAAAATTTATCGGAAGAAAAATTTAATTTTTGGAGGGAAGAAGGAGAAAAAAATTTAGAAATAGATTCTATACTTAAAATCGCAAGTTCCGCTCCTGAAATTTCGATTCCGATTTCGACTATAAATACCGTTTCAAAACGTTGTAAAATCGGAATCGCCATGGATTCTGCGTTCTATTTTTATTATGAAGAAAATTTAATGCGACTTAGGCAAGCTGGAGCAGAGTTGGTATTTTTTTCTCCTATCTCTGATTCTAGGCTTCCTAATTTGGACGGGCTTTATTTTGGAGGTGGTTATCCAGAACTTTTCGCGTCGACCCTATCTAAAAACGAATCATTAATTAATTATATTCTAGAATTATCATATAAAAATATTCCAATTTATGCAGAATGCGGAGGATTGATGTATCTTTCCAAAGGAATCAAACTCGTCAAAGGAGATTTTTTCCCTATGCTCGGCCTAATTCCCGCAATTTCTATCATGGAGAAAAAATTAAAAGCCCTGGGTTATGTGGAAGTAACTACAAAAAAAGAAACAATTTTCGGAGAAGCCGGACTAAGATTTAGAGGTCACCAATTTCGCTATTCCGGCTTAGAATTAGACGAGTCTGATCCGATAGAACTCGTTTATAAACTTAGAAAAAGAAAAGGTGATCAAGTTAACGAAGAAGGTTATTCTAAAAATTCGGTTCTTGCCTCCTATATACATTCTCATTGGGCTTCCAATTCAAATTTGGCAGAGGGATTTGTTCAATCCTGTTTACGGAAATGA
- a CDS encoding adenosylcobinamide amidohydrolase: MIHVKNSWLEVNFKEPHNVLSWAVIGGGWKEQVDCVLWHRVRDEDLTLEVDPIDYFYRSLLHKRESRNGVGFLTSVSLENYSEVILEKQNFKIRSVVTVGLGNSVRVGDPPFQSNSYGTINILVQCSVPFDLNTSLEAISLITEARTLAVLEARIQSKTGLVTGTGTDCIAFASPSRSSEKRYTGKHTLSGHLIGKAVYQSVSQGISNWKKNKFKTETKEYECPRSL, encoded by the coding sequence ATGATTCACGTTAAGAATTCTTGGCTCGAAGTAAATTTTAAAGAGCCACATAACGTTCTTAGTTGGGCCGTGATCGGGGGAGGTTGGAAAGAACAAGTAGATTGTGTTTTATGGCATCGAGTACGAGATGAAGATCTAACTCTGGAAGTAGATCCGATCGATTACTTTTATAGAAGTTTATTACATAAAAGAGAATCCAGGAATGGGGTTGGCTTTCTTACCAGTGTTTCCCTTGAAAATTATTCGGAAGTGATTTTAGAAAAACAAAATTTTAAAATCAGATCCGTTGTCACCGTAGGATTAGGAAATTCGGTTCGAGTTGGAGATCCACCGTTTCAATCAAATTCGTACGGAACGATCAATATACTCGTACAGTGTTCTGTCCCATTTGACCTGAACACTTCTTTAGAAGCGATTTCCCTCATTACAGAAGCAAGAACTCTAGCCGTATTGGAAGCGAGGATACAAAGTAAAACCGGACTTGTAACCGGCACCGGAACCGATTGTATCGCGTTTGCATCTCCTTCTCGTAGTTCAGAAAAACGTTATACTGGAAAACACACACTTTCGGGACATCTTATCGGAAAGGCGGTTTATCAATCAGTAAGTCAAGGAATTTCAAATTGGAAAAAAAACAAATTCAAAACAGAAACAAAAGAATACGAATGTCCACGATCACTTTGA
- the cobU gene encoding bifunctional adenosylcobinamide kinase/adenosylcobinamide-phosphate guanylyltransferase, translating to MSTITLITGGCRSGKSRFALELAKDIKGQKYFIATCPIFDEEMNQRILKHKKERDNSVWKTIEEEFNLLNLFKSEYFFKKSVVVVDCLSLWINNLLYKSKIEKRKIEEATIQKNCTELVEHIRKTKVKHVIFVSSEVGLGLVPENKTSRIYRDLLGTCNQTIAHNADSVYFMSSGIPLKIKGQTKQNQTVPTQ from the coding sequence ATGTCCACGATCACTTTGATTACGGGAGGTTGCAGAAGTGGTAAAAGTCGCTTTGCGCTTGAACTTGCAAAAGATATAAAAGGGCAAAAATATTTTATTGCAACTTGTCCCATCTTTGACGAGGAAATGAATCAAAGAATTCTAAAACATAAAAAAGAAAGAGATAATTCAGTATGGAAAACTATAGAAGAAGAATTCAATCTTTTAAATCTATTTAAATCCGAGTATTTTTTTAAGAAGTCGGTTGTAGTGGTCGATTGCTTGAGCCTCTGGATTAATAATTTATTATATAAATCTAAAATAGAAAAAAGGAAAATCGAAGAAGCTACGATCCAAAAAAATTGTACAGAACTTGTAGAACATATTAGAAAAACCAAGGTAAAACACGTTATATTTGTAAGTAGCGAAGTTGGACTTGGACTTGTTCCCGAAAATAAAACTAGCAGAATTTACAGAGACTTACTCGGTACCTGCAACCAAACAATAGCACATAACGCAGATAGTGTTTATTTTATGTCCAGCGGAATCCCTCTTAAAATAAAAGGACAAACAAAACAAAATCAAACGGTTCCGACTCAATGA
- a CDS encoding cobyric acid synthase yields the protein MNLPKHGGNLIELSKRIGCDPKEILDFSANINPLGFPEWLRPFLHSKIEDLISYPDPNYTSLKKKIHSKYGISPEQIVLGNGASELILQIPFVVQADYALIAVPCYSGYKEAILLRKIPCVEVFLKEEKQFRLDMNEIRNILKSRPNQRALVFLGHPNNPTGVTLDKIETLKLTQEFQNSVFVIDESFIHFCTKGSSFFKDKTENMILIQSMTKILALPGLRIGICYASSSICSEISKRLPTWNVNSLAASVYEKSISDEDYINNSKQNIQVWKEDLIYNLSNLEFLNLFSGESNFILIKISDDRNISDLTQELLLKYKIAVRNCENFSGLSKNFIRIAVRTPEENEKIINAFSNIYYGTPQKLKSRKKTPSIMFQGTASNVGKSILTAALCRILAQDGIKVAPFKSQNMALNSFVTLNGEEIGRAQALQAQAAKIIPDIRMNPILLKPSSEKDSQVIINGKPINSMSFKDYNQYKSIAFEEVKKSYDSLSSEYNVIIIEGAGSASEVNLKKKDIVNMRMAEYAKADVLLVGNIDHGGLFGSILGTMETLAEWERKLVFGFIINRFRGVKELLKTGINYIEEYTNRPVLGVVPHIKDLELPEEDSLEFKSGTLDDTSVLEERLDIVLIDIPRISNHTDIDALRVEPDVRVRIVRTVEDLGEPDVLILPGSKNVISDLNHLYDIGLADRIFALSRNQKTDIIGICGGYQMLGKNIFDPYRIESDQGSIQGISLLQIETTLEKDKSLKRVFATHIPTKTEVEGYEIHHGKTKSVGNTRVILLNGKAEELGHSDPTGRIWGTYIHGIFDKDQFRRKYLDQIRIRKGKTPLVDVQVSYNLEKSLDRLAENVRHSLNMNLIYRKLGFG from the coding sequence ATGAACTTACCGAAACACGGAGGAAATTTGATCGAACTTTCAAAAAGGATAGGGTGCGATCCAAAAGAAATTTTGGATTTTTCCGCCAATATAAACCCATTAGGTTTTCCTGAATGGCTAAGACCCTTTTTACATTCCAAAATAGAAGATCTTATTTCTTATCCGGATCCAAATTATACTTCTTTAAAGAAAAAAATACATTCAAAATATGGAATAAGTCCAGAACAAATTGTTTTAGGGAACGGGGCTTCCGAACTTATACTTCAAATACCGTTTGTAGTCCAAGCGGATTATGCGTTAATCGCAGTTCCCTGTTACAGCGGATACAAAGAGGCGATCTTACTCCGAAAGATTCCTTGTGTTGAAGTCTTTCTTAAAGAAGAAAAACAATTTCGTTTAGATATGAACGAAATTAGGAATATTCTAAAGTCTAGGCCAAATCAAAGAGCCTTGGTTTTTTTAGGACATCCGAACAACCCCACGGGAGTAACACTTGATAAAATAGAAACTTTAAAACTCACACAAGAATTTCAAAATTCTGTTTTTGTAATAGACGAATCCTTTATTCATTTTTGTACAAAAGGATCTTCTTTTTTCAAAGATAAAACCGAGAATATGATTCTAATCCAATCTATGACTAAAATTCTCGCGCTTCCCGGTTTAAGAATTGGAATTTGTTATGCTTCCTCTTCTATTTGTTCTGAAATTTCTAAAAGACTCCCTACTTGGAACGTAAATAGTCTTGCTGCTTCGGTGTATGAAAAATCGATCTCCGATGAAGATTATATAAACAATTCAAAACAAAATATACAAGTATGGAAAGAAGATCTAATATATAATCTTTCTAATTTAGAATTTTTGAATTTATTTTCAGGTGAGTCTAATTTTATTCTAATTAAAATCTCAGATGATAGAAATATATCCGATCTAACCCAAGAATTACTTTTAAAATATAAGATTGCAGTGCGAAATTGTGAAAATTTTTCCGGACTATCTAAAAACTTTATCCGAATTGCGGTACGAACCCCTGAGGAAAATGAAAAAATTATAAATGCATTTTCAAATATATATTATGGAACTCCACAAAAACTAAAATCCAGAAAAAAAACTCCTTCTATTATGTTTCAAGGAACTGCGTCTAACGTTGGCAAAAGTATTCTAACCGCTGCTTTGTGTAGAATTCTCGCGCAGGATGGCATCAAAGTAGCTCCTTTTAAATCTCAAAATATGGCGCTCAATTCGTTTGTAACTTTAAATGGGGAAGAAATCGGTAGGGCGCAGGCATTACAAGCGCAAGCGGCCAAAATTATTCCCGATATACGAATGAATCCAATTCTACTTAAACCTTCTAGTGAAAAAGATTCGCAAGTAATCATCAACGGAAAACCGATAAACTCGATGAGTTTTAAAGACTACAATCAATACAAATCGATTGCGTTTGAAGAAGTAAAAAAGTCTTACGATTCCCTTTCATCAGAATATAATGTAATTATAATAGAAGGTGCAGGTAGCGCTTCCGAAGTAAATCTGAAAAAAAAAGATATAGTTAACATGAGAATGGCAGAATACGCAAAAGCAGATGTATTGTTGGTGGGAAACATAGATCATGGAGGATTATTTGGATCCATTTTAGGAACAATGGAAACACTGGCCGAATGGGAAAGAAAACTAGTTTTCGGTTTTATCATCAATCGTTTTAGGGGAGTAAAAGAACTTTTAAAAACAGGTATAAACTATATAGAGGAATATACAAATAGACCAGTCCTAGGAGTTGTTCCACATATTAAAGATCTTGAATTGCCTGAGGAAGATTCTTTAGAATTTAAATCTGGAACGTTAGACGATACTTCTGTATTGGAAGAAAGGTTAGACATTGTGCTGATCGATATTCCTAGGATTTCCAATCATACGGATATAGACGCGCTTAGAGTCGAACCAGATGTTAGAGTTAGAATCGTACGAACTGTAGAAGATTTAGGAGAACCCGACGTTTTGATTCTTCCTGGAAGTAAAAACGTAATCTCGGATTTGAATCATCTCTATGATATCGGTTTAGCGGATAGAATTTTTGCCTTATCTCGAAATCAAAAAACGGATATAATAGGGATCTGCGGAGGTTATCAAATGCTCGGGAAAAATATTTTCGATCCGTATCGTATTGAAAGTGATCAAGGTTCTATCCAGGGAATTTCACTTTTACAAATTGAAACCACATTAGAAAAAGATAAATCTCTAAAAAGAGTTTTCGCAACCCATATTCCAACAAAAACAGAAGTAGAAGGATACGAAATCCATCACGGTAAAACAAAATCCGTAGGTAATACGCGTGTTATACTTTTAAACGGAAAAGCTGAAGAACTAGGGCATAGTGATCCGACGGGAAGGATTTGGGGAACATACATTCACGGAATTTTTGACAAGGATCAATTTCGCAGAAAATATCTGGATCAAATCAGAATCCGGAAAGGAAAAACACCCTTAGTCGATGTTCAAGTCTCCTATAATTTAGAAAAATCTTTAGACAGATTAGCCGAGAACGTTAGGCACTCTTTAAATATGAATCTCATCTATCGTAAATTAGGGTTCGGCTAA